From Gopherus flavomarginatus isolate rGopFla2 chromosome 7, rGopFla2.mat.asm, whole genome shotgun sequence, the proteins below share one genomic window:
- the GFI1 gene encoding zinc finger protein Gfi-1 has product MPRSFLVKSKKAHSYHQPRCPDEDCSLRLESLLAQICADSKIPAETGLCSSGLRDPEPPRGRASPESHLSEAVDGASDSAPSCEGSVCDRASEFEDFWRPPSPSVSPASERSVCPSLDEAPPFTVPFKPYAWSTLGSSELRHLVQSYRPCPTLERSSALGLFCERSSESALFGADCGSALRLYRDFSSPGPGLFERPSAATPSLYAEAQPGLQQEKGPGGIKVESELLCRPLLISTGSYKCVKCSKVFSTPHGLEVHVRRSHSGTRPFACDMCGKTFGHAVSLEQHKTVHSQERSFDCKICGKSFKRSSTLSTHLLIHSDTRPYPCQYCGKRFHQKSDMKKHTFIHTGEKPHKCQVCGKAFSQSSNLITHSRKHTGFKPFGCDLCGKGFQRKVDLRRHRETQHGLK; this is encoded by the exons ATGCCGAGGTCTTTCCTGGTGAAGAGTAAGAAGGCGCACAGCTACCACCAGCCCCGCTGTCCGGACGAGGACTGCAGCCTGCGTCTGGAAAGCCTGCTGGCTCAGATCTGTGCTG ACAGTAAGATCCCGGCAGAGACCGGTCTGTGCAGTTCCGGCCTCCGGGACCCGGAGCCCCCCCGGGGCCGCGCCTCCCCGGAATCCCACCTGAGCGAGGCCGTGGATGGCGCTTCCGACTCGGCTCCCAGCTGCGAGGGCAGCGTCTGCGACCGAGCGTCGGAGTTCGAGGACTTCTGGAGACCCCCGTCCCCGTCCGTGTCGCCAG CGTCTGAGCGTTCTGTTTGcccctccctggatgaggcgCCTCCATTCACAGTGCCCTTCAAGCCATATGCATGGAGTACCCTGGGCAGCTCTGAGCTGAGGCATTTGGTGCAGAGCTACAGGCCCTGCCCAACCCTGGAGCGTAGCTCAGCCCTGGGGCTCTTCTGTGAGCGGAGCTCAGAGTCTGCCCTCTTTGGTGCAGACTGTGGCTCCGCCCTGAGACTTTATCGTGACTTCAGCTCCCCTGGGCCGGGACTCTTCGAGCGGCCATCAGCAGCAACACCCAGCCTCTATGCAGAggcccagcctgggctgcagcaggagaaaggcccaggtGGGATCAAGGTGGAGTCAGAGCTTCTGTGCCGCCCACTGCTGATCAGCACTGGCTCCTACAAGTGCGTCAAGTGCAGCAAG GTCTTCTCCACCCCACATGGCCTGGAGGTGCATGTACGCCGCTCGCACAGCGGCACCAGACCCTTCGCCTGTGACATGTGTGGCAAGACCTTTGGCCATGCAGTCAGCCTGGAGCAGCACAAGACTGTGCACTCCCAG GAACGCAGTTTTGATTGTAAGATCTGCGGCAAGAGCTTTAAGAGATCTTCCACCCTTTCCACCCACCTGCTCATCCACTCGGACACCCGACCCTACCCCTGTCAGTACTGTGGGAAACGGTTCCACCAGAAATCTGACATGAAGAAACACACTTTCATTCACACAG GTGAGAAGCCCCACAAGTGCCAGGTATGTGGGAAAGCCTTCAGCCAGAGCTCCAACCTCATCACTCATAGTCGTAAGCACACTGGCTTCAAGCCCTTTGGCTGCGATTTGTGTGGCAAAGGCTTCCAGAGGAAAGTGGATTTAAGGAGACATCGGGAGACACAACACGGTCTGAAATGA